From the Desulfovibrio sp. JC010 genome, one window contains:
- a CDS encoding transporter substrate-binding domain-containing protein: protein MIVPTDHYPPWRLAENDTDISGIHIELTDHLLKQLGLKAEYVLRPWSRCLLMLERGTADIMAGLLKTKERSEYLIYLDPPYSNKDIKAFYVRHGNSGTIKSYSDLVGMKIGTTLGNSYFPKFDNDTQLQKDPAQNEETCFKKLLYNRIDTVIISEDTGDYLVNKHGYQGRIEKAEYKYSLPLSVYFAVSKKSPLADRIPELEAAMKKMVESGEVRKMVNNFLKKQN, encoded by the coding sequence GTGATTGTCCCCACCGACCACTACCCGCCATGGCGGCTGGCTGAAAATGACACCGATATATCAGGCATACACATAGAACTGACCGACCATCTGCTGAAACAATTAGGGCTCAAAGCGGAATACGTTCTGCGACCCTGGAGCAGGTGCCTGCTCATGCTGGAAAGGGGAACTGCCGACATCATGGCAGGCCTATTAAAAACCAAGGAACGCTCGGAATACCTGATCTACCTTGACCCTCCATACAGCAATAAAGACATAAAGGCTTTTTATGTAAGACATGGCAATTCCGGCACAATCAAATCCTACTCCGACCTCGTTGGAATGAAGATCGGGACCACGCTTGGAAACAGCTATTTTCCAAAATTTGACAACGACACACAGCTGCAAAAAGACCCTGCACAAAATGAAGAAACCTGCTTCAAAAAACTGCTTTATAACCGGATTGATACTGTTATCATAAGCGAAGATACAGGTGATTATCTGGTGAACAAACACGGATATCAGGGGAGAATCGAAAAGGCTGAATATAAGTATTCCCTGCCGCTTTCGGTTTACTTTGCGGTTTCCAAAAAATCTCCGCTGGCTGACCGGATTCCTGAACTTGAAGCTGCCATGAAAAAGATGGTTGAGTCCGGCGAAGTACGAAAAATGGTCAATAATTTCCTAAAAAAGCAGAACTGA
- a CDS encoding bifunctional 2-polyprenyl-6-hydroxyphenol methylase/3-demethylubiquinol 3-O-methyltransferase UbiG, whose protein sequence is MMDKLKIILRRNVSKLYHAISRGWKRKRFIRFLELVNPRPGGTVLDLGGGRGSFFYDNLDLVQKRNLRVVVADISAQDLLVAKSRGFETFTLNDGGLGALEDGQFETVFCNSVIEHVNLPKDQVWDYRADDFYAKAFAVQRVFAADIERVARKYFVQTPCVHFPLESHSWLPAFYAYPKSRAMHVARLEKISRYWIKSTSPDFNLLNEKQMRELFPHADEVVSNRVLGFPKELIAYRG, encoded by the coding sequence ATGATGGACAAGTTAAAAATAATTTTACGCCGGAATGTTTCGAAGCTTTATCATGCCATTTCCAGAGGTTGGAAAAGAAAACGATTCATACGTTTTCTTGAATTGGTGAATCCCCGACCGGGCGGGACTGTGCTGGACCTTGGCGGAGGACGCGGTTCATTCTTTTACGATAATCTTGATCTGGTGCAGAAACGCAATTTGCGGGTGGTTGTTGCAGATATTTCCGCGCAGGATTTGCTGGTAGCAAAGAGCAGGGGATTTGAAACTTTTACTCTGAATGACGGCGGTCTTGGAGCTCTGGAGGACGGGCAGTTTGAGACCGTCTTCTGCAACAGTGTTATTGAACATGTGAACCTGCCCAAGGATCAGGTCTGGGATTACAGGGCTGATGATTTTTATGCCAAGGCATTTGCGGTGCAGAGAGTTTTTGCGGCCGATATAGAACGGGTGGCCCGGAAGTATTTCGTGCAGACCCCGTGCGTTCATTTTCCGCTGGAATCCCATTCCTGGCTGCCTGCGTTTTATGCCTACCCGAAATCAAGGGCAATGCATGTGGCCCGGCTGGAGAAAATATCAAGATATTGGATCAAGTCGACGTCACCGGATTTTAATCTGTTGAATGAAAAACAGATGCGGGAATTGTTTCCTCATGCAGATGAGGTGGTCAGTAACAGGGTGCTGGGGTTTCCCAAGGAATTGATAGCGTATCGCGGTTGA
- a CDS encoding ABC transporter substrate-binding protein, which produces MKKILTLISAIFLLTASVSIGLAQEVIVPVNHYPPWRIVKDSENISGINIELMDALLRKLDLKAQYVVRPWKRAQLMMKRGTADIMNGLLKHHDRELYMTYLEPPYKTKSSKAFFILKNSSTKIDVYEDLYKYRIGVTLGSKFFPKFDHDEMLQKDMGLDATGNFKKLNAGHIDALITTETVGDYLLHKLGFQDRIAKADYVYSEPLNVYFAVSQKSPLAARIPELNAALKEMVESGEAQGIIDHFQFRSDETKLD; this is translated from the coding sequence ATGAAGAAAATCCTCACTCTCATCTCAGCAATATTTCTTCTGACCGCTTCGGTGTCGATAGGCCTCGCGCAGGAAGTCATAGTTCCTGTCAACCACTACCCGCCATGGCGGATTGTAAAAGACAGCGAAAATATCAGCGGAATCAATATCGAACTGATGGATGCCCTGCTGCGAAAACTGGACTTAAAAGCGCAATACGTAGTCCGCCCATGGAAGAGAGCGCAATTGATGATGAAAAGAGGCACTGCCGACATTATGAACGGCTTGCTGAAACATCATGACCGCGAACTCTACATGACCTACCTTGAACCGCCTTACAAAACCAAGAGTTCAAAGGCTTTTTTCATTCTGAAAAACAGTTCAACTAAAATTGATGTTTATGAAGACCTGTACAAGTACAGAATCGGTGTAACGCTCGGTTCAAAATTCTTTCCCAAATTCGATCATGACGAAATGCTGCAAAAAGACATGGGACTGGATGCTACCGGAAACTTCAAAAAGCTGAATGCCGGACACATAGACGCACTTATCACCACCGAGACTGTCGGAGACTACCTGCTGCACAAACTCGGCTTTCAGGACCGGATTGCAAAAGCGGATTATGTATACAGTGAACCGCTGAACGTTTATTTTGCAGTGTCTCAAAAATCCCCACTGGCTGCGCGTATACCGGAACTTAACGCGGCCCTGAAAGAAATGGTCGAGTCAGGCGAGGCGCAGGGGATAATCGACCATTTTCAGTTCAGGTCAGACGAAACAAAGCTGGACTAG
- a CDS encoding helix-turn-helix transcriptional regulator, which translates to MSKKAGGGKPQRYVQPSLLMALMSGSSYGYELIQTISGYGFLRGEAPPGMIYRHLRQMDEEGLVESKWDAEGDGPAKRVYSITPEGQEILEAWIIHMERQRDALESFINRYRGEN; encoded by the coding sequence ATGTCGAAAAAAGCAGGCGGGGGCAAGCCCCAGCGGTATGTTCAGCCATCGCTGCTGATGGCCTTAATGTCAGGATCTTCGTATGGTTATGAACTGATTCAAACCATCAGCGGGTATGGTTTTCTGCGCGGTGAGGCCCCTCCGGGAATGATCTACCGCCATCTGCGTCAGATGGATGAGGAAGGGCTGGTGGAATCCAAATGGGATGCCGAGGGTGACGGCCCGGCAAAGCGGGTTTATTCCATCACCCCGGAAGGTCAGGAGATTCTTGAAGCGTGGATAATCCACATGGAGCGTCAGCGGGATGCGCTGGAGAGTTTTATCAACCGTTATAGGGGAGAAAACTAA
- a CDS encoding uridine kinase — protein sequence MGKLIKEEGEKGRLHIETKLLGESLVGKDCLRNTEADKYFHMQPDVNVLKIGGQSIMDRGANALLPILDELVKAKEEHKILLMTGGGTRARHVYNIGVDLGMPTGVLSKLGDKVSWQNAEMLSVLLAKRGGVKIGHGDHLEQLNMYCQLGYLPITTGIPPYGFFEHPAEVGSIPPHRTDSGAFLLAENIGAKSVIYLKDEKGLYEDDPKKAKDRETLKFYDRIHVDELIDMDLDDLIVERAVLTFLKNAKTLKQFQIIDVLRDPECVHAALRGEHVGTIVYKD from the coding sequence ATGGGTAAGTTGATCAAAGAAGAAGGTGAAAAGGGCCGTTTGCATATAGAAACCAAGCTGCTGGGAGAATCCCTTGTGGGCAAGGACTGCCTGCGTAACACCGAGGCAGATAAGTATTTCCATATGCAGCCGGATGTTAACGTGCTCAAGATCGGTGGACAGTCCATCATGGACCGTGGTGCCAATGCTCTGCTGCCTATTCTTGATGAACTGGTCAAGGCCAAGGAAGAGCATAAAATCCTGCTCATGACCGGAGGCGGAACCCGTGCGCGCCACGTCTACAATATCGGTGTTGATCTCGGCATGCCCACCGGTGTGCTTTCCAAGCTCGGCGATAAGGTTTCATGGCAGAATGCGGAAATGCTTTCCGTGCTGCTGGCCAAGCGCGGCGGAGTAAAAATCGGTCACGGTGACCATCTGGAGCAGCTTAATATGTATTGCCAGCTCGGTTACCTGCCCATCACCACCGGTATTCCGCCTTACGGATTTTTCGAACATCCGGCGGAAGTGGGGTCCATCCCGCCGCACCGTACTGATTCCGGTGCTTTCCTGCTGGCGGAGAACATCGGTGCCAAGTCCGTAATTTATCTGAAAGATGAAAAGGGGCTTTATGAAGATGATCCCAAGAAAGCCAAGGATCGTGAGACTCTCAAGTTCTATGATCGCATCCACGTGGACGAGTTGATCGATATGGATCTTGACGATCTCATCGTAGAACGGGCCGTGCTGACCTTCCTCAAGAATGCCAAGACCCTCAAGCAGTTCCAGATTATCGATGTGCTGCGTGATCCGGAATGCGTACATGCCGCATTGCGCGGAGAACATGTCGGGACTATTGTTTATAAGGATTAA
- a CDS encoding TolC family protein: MRTNIKILLLSLAALLVLCGCKRNYSHTEATVGTEGMKNETPSKWAGNTVDSGAVKDGWIHNFKDSRLDALVAEAMKNNPDLQASAARVDQANALAKQAGAALMPSVGLGGQLAGTTAGGTARPQGAGLGISWEADVWGRLGLGERSAEESAKAVQADYEFGRQSLAAATARNWFLLNEVEVQQDFLKSVVDILKKMEAIEKRKQEIGKVSMMEVNQVRAQLSSAKDAVTQAELAKQEAARSLETLIGRYPSNTLKGEDKLGATPPPIPVGQPSSILERRPDIIAAEDRVAAAFYAEKGADLLHLPRFTFGAGAGLGALGDAIAGLTAGLFAPLYTGGAIEAEIEQATAKQKEAIANYASAALNAFKEVENGLAGEALLKERENYLAQAAAENKKTFELAQIQYKVGKIDLFELLSHQTRWIGSEMSLLNIRRERLDNRVNLHLALGGSFE, from the coding sequence ATGCGTACCAATATTAAAATACTGCTGCTGAGCCTCGCGGCCCTGCTGGTCCTTTGCGGATGTAAACGGAACTATTCCCACACCGAAGCCACAGTAGGGACTGAGGGAATGAAAAACGAAACCCCGTCCAAATGGGCCGGAAACACTGTGGACAGCGGCGCAGTCAAGGACGGCTGGATCCATAATTTCAAGGACTCCCGGCTGGATGCGCTGGTGGCTGAAGCCATGAAAAACAATCCCGACCTGCAGGCTTCCGCCGCCAGGGTTGATCAGGCCAACGCTCTGGCCAAACAGGCCGGGGCAGCCCTGATGCCGTCCGTAGGTCTGGGCGGACAGCTGGCCGGAACCACCGCCGGCGGCACCGCAAGGCCGCAGGGCGCGGGACTTGGTATTTCATGGGAAGCGGATGTCTGGGGCAGACTCGGACTCGGCGAACGTTCTGCTGAAGAATCTGCCAAAGCAGTGCAGGCGGATTATGAGTTCGGACGCCAGTCACTTGCCGCAGCCACGGCCCGCAACTGGTTTCTGCTCAATGAGGTCGAAGTACAGCAGGATTTCCTGAAATCCGTGGTTGATATTCTTAAAAAAATGGAAGCCATTGAAAAACGCAAGCAGGAAATAGGCAAAGTATCCATGATGGAAGTGAATCAGGTCCGTGCCCAGCTGTCTTCAGCAAAAGATGCGGTAACACAGGCCGAGCTTGCCAAGCAGGAAGCGGCACGCAGCCTTGAGACCCTCATCGGACGCTACCCTTCCAATACGCTTAAAGGTGAAGATAAACTGGGAGCAACTCCCCCGCCCATTCCGGTGGGCCAGCCTTCTTCCATCCTTGAAAGAAGGCCGGACATCATTGCTGCCGAAGACCGGGTGGCCGCAGCATTTTATGCTGAGAAAGGAGCCGATCTGCTGCACCTGCCCCGCTTCACCTTCGGTGCCGGAGCCGGGCTTGGTGCTCTTGGCGATGCCATTGCCGGGCTGACCGCAGGTCTCTTTGCCCCGCTCTACACAGGCGGTGCAATTGAAGCCGAGATTGAGCAGGCCACGGCAAAGCAGAAAGAAGCCATAGCCAACTACGCATCCGCTGCACTGAATGCATTTAAGGAAGTGGAAAACGGACTGGCCGGGGAAGCACTGCTTAAAGAGCGCGAAAATTATCTGGCTCAGGCCGCAGCAGAGAACAAAAAGACCTTTGAGCTGGCCCAGATCCAGTACAAGGTCGGTAAGATTGATCTCTTTGAACTGCTCAGCCACCAGACCCGCTGGATAGGTTCTGAAATGTCCCTGCTGAATATACGCCGAGAACGGCTGGATAACAGGGTAAACCTGCATCTGGCCCTCGGTGGAAGCTTCGAATAA